A DNA window from Bradyrhizobium barranii subsp. barranii contains the following coding sequences:
- a CDS encoding glutathione S-transferase family protein, producing MITLYGFGAGFGLPEISPFVTKTEVQLKMAGLPYRKERAMPPASPKGQLPFIDDGGEAVADSTFIRAHIERRYGFDFDAGLSLAERAQAWAFERMIEHHVYWALVGARWVDPVNFAKGPAHFFDGAPEHNREKLREDAQFRVAENYLLSGLGRHAPDDDVDLAVRSLFALSVQLGDKAYLMGNKPCGVDATAFGALAGILTPFFESGLRQRAEGFANLTAYVDRMMDDYYPEFAWTPLRQAA from the coding sequence ATGATCACGCTTTATGGCTTTGGCGCCGGCTTCGGCCTGCCGGAAATCAGCCCCTTCGTCACCAAGACCGAGGTGCAGCTCAAGATGGCGGGACTGCCCTACCGGAAGGAGCGGGCGATGCCGCCTGCCTCGCCCAAGGGGCAGCTGCCGTTCATCGACGATGGCGGCGAGGCGGTGGCCGATTCCACCTTCATTCGCGCCCACATCGAGCGCCGCTATGGTTTCGATTTCGACGCCGGGCTGTCGCTGGCCGAGCGGGCGCAGGCCTGGGCGTTCGAGCGCATGATCGAGCATCACGTCTACTGGGCGCTGGTCGGGGCGCGCTGGGTCGATCCGGTCAACTTCGCCAAGGGGCCCGCGCATTTCTTCGACGGCGCGCCGGAGCACAATCGCGAAAAGTTGCGCGAGGATGCGCAATTCCGTGTCGCCGAGAACTATCTGCTTTCGGGCCTCGGCCGCCACGCGCCCGATGACGACGTCGATCTCGCGGTGCGTTCGCTGTTCGCGCTCTCGGTCCAGCTCGGCGACAAGGCCTACCTGATGGGCAACAAGCCCTGCGGCGTCGATGCCACCGCCTTCGGCGCGCTCGCCGGAATCCTGACGCCCTTCTTCGAATCCGGCCTGCGTCAGCGCGCCGAGGGATTTGCGAACCTCACCGCCTATGTCGATCGCATGATGGACGATTATTATCCGGAGTTCGCCTGGACCCCGCTGCGGCAGGCGGCTTAG
- a CDS encoding cyclic nucleotide-gated ion channel: MSKPLIPALAQFVAATAGRNMTKAAYVAVGLGVLSMVLLTVNPAYETAHRWVDALLWACLVYFVFEWVVRLRHMAQTGRLSLYMTSSAGVVDALGALAVPAALLIGIEPKTAWLLSVLWVLKVVPGIPGLRQLRRVLVLESGPLVSVLVIFLMVVFLASVAEYFLERDVQPQTFGSVPAALWWAVVTLTTTGYGDVVPVTPLGRIVAAMVMISGLGVFGLWTGILATGFAAETRRDNFLKTWESVSKVPFFAALGPAAIADVTHMLRTMELPARTMIIRKGTQGDCMYFIAAGEVEVDLPGKKVQLGEGAFFGEMALLGNNKRGANVSTTKVSRLLVLDLVDFRVLMARHPDLAETIDAEAKRRTLENK; this comes from the coding sequence ATGTCCAAGCCGCTGATCCCCGCACTGGCCCAGTTCGTGGCCGCCACGGCCGGCCGCAACATGACCAAGGCGGCCTATGTGGCGGTCGGGCTCGGCGTGCTCAGCATGGTGCTGCTGACGGTCAACCCGGCCTATGAGACGGCTCACCGCTGGGTCGACGCCCTGCTATGGGCCTGCCTCGTCTATTTCGTGTTCGAATGGGTGGTCCGGCTGCGCCACATGGCGCAAACGGGGCGCCTGTCGCTCTACATGACCTCCTCTGCCGGAGTGGTCGATGCTCTGGGCGCGCTGGCGGTGCCGGCCGCGCTCCTGATCGGCATCGAGCCGAAGACGGCGTGGCTGCTCAGCGTGCTCTGGGTGTTGAAGGTGGTGCCGGGCATTCCGGGCCTGCGGCAGCTGCGCCGGGTGCTGGTGCTGGAATCGGGCCCGCTGGTCAGCGTGCTCGTGATCTTCCTGATGGTGGTGTTCCTCGCTTCCGTCGCCGAATATTTCCTGGAGCGGGACGTGCAGCCGCAGACTTTCGGCAGCGTCCCCGCCGCGCTGTGGTGGGCTGTCGTCACGCTGACGACGACGGGCTATGGCGACGTCGTGCCGGTGACGCCGCTCGGGCGCATCGTGGCGGCCATGGTGATGATCTCCGGCCTCGGCGTGTTCGGGCTGTGGACTGGTATTCTGGCGACCGGCTTTGCCGCCGAGACCCGGCGCGACAATTTCCTCAAGACCTGGGAATCCGTCAGCAAGGTGCCGTTCTTCGCAGCGCTCGGCCCTGCTGCCATCGCCGACGTCACCCACATGCTGCGCACCATGGAGCTGCCGGCGCGCACCATGATCATCCGCAAGGGCACGCAGGGCGACTGCATGTATTTCATCGCCGCCGGCGAGGTCGAGGTCGACCTGCCCGGCAAGAAGGTCCAGCTCGGCGAGGGCGCGTTCTTCGGCGAGATGGCGCTGCTCGGCAACAACAAGCGCGGCGCCAATGTCTCGACCACGAAGGTGTCGCGGCTGCTGGTGCTCGACCTCGTCGACTTCCGCGTGCTGATGGCGCGGCACCCCGATCTCGCCGAGACCATCGATGCGGAAGCCAAGCGCCGCACACTCGAGAACAAATAA
- a CDS encoding TAXI family TRAP transporter solute-binding subunit: MSTEGPTSSPTEPPPRRPKVIKTNQQQVFLYVVLTLLLSLATVWGGRAMLHNSETLTFAVGTPNSDEALFAAKLATLLKNNASRFRIKIVNNADNAKALAQFDRKQADLAVLRTDAKVPLRARTLAILEHDLVLLLGPGGKKIKSLAELKKKKVAVVAENESSLAFVRSILDIPDGPDAARIQMAPQGATLDKLFAPASGFGAVIAIVHASRAVRDKAYEQVAKRGGFTLNAIDEAKALARKIPGISSETLTAGTLSASPEIPDDDLDTIGLEWLLVAQSRMSASTAGELARVVYENKSALGLDNGFASRIEPASVEKDAYVMAHQGAADYINDDTKSFMDKYSDLMYLGAAALSVIGSIFAAIYAKITRIAPEKAGELSTAVLDVGERIEHAHSLDQLECLQDELEGILRGAVIGLRDGTISTDGLDTFKLGYEFVRDEIGMRRDYLKRHCGEADKVAQDTAPPQQDESKIVVVKTAQSA; encoded by the coding sequence ATGAGTACTGAAGGCCCAACCTCGTCACCGACCGAACCGCCGCCGCGGCGCCCCAAGGTGATCAAGACCAATCAGCAGCAGGTCTTTCTCTACGTCGTGCTGACCCTGCTGCTGTCGCTCGCCACCGTCTGGGGCGGCCGCGCCATGCTGCACAATTCGGAGACGCTGACCTTTGCCGTCGGCACCCCCAACAGCGACGAGGCGCTGTTCGCCGCCAAGCTCGCCACTTTGCTGAAGAACAACGCCTCGCGCTTTCGGATCAAGATCGTCAACAACGCAGACAATGCCAAGGCGCTCGCACAGTTCGACCGCAAGCAGGCCGACCTCGCCGTCCTTCGCACCGACGCCAAGGTGCCGCTGCGGGCGCGCACGCTCGCGATCCTCGAGCACGATCTGGTGCTGCTGCTCGGTCCCGGCGGCAAGAAGATCAAGTCGCTCGCCGAGTTGAAGAAGAAGAAGGTTGCCGTCGTCGCCGAGAACGAATCCTCGCTTGCCTTCGTCCGTAGCATCCTCGACATCCCCGATGGCCCGGACGCCGCCAGGATCCAGATGGCGCCGCAGGGTGCAACGCTCGACAAGCTGTTTGCACCGGCGAGCGGCTTTGGCGCGGTGATCGCCATCGTCCATGCCTCCAGGGCAGTGCGGGATAAGGCCTATGAGCAGGTCGCCAAGCGCGGCGGCTTCACGCTGAACGCGATCGACGAGGCCAAGGCGCTCGCGCGCAAGATTCCCGGCATTTCCAGCGAAACGCTGACTGCGGGCACGCTGTCTGCGTCGCCGGAAATTCCCGACGACGACCTCGACACGATCGGGCTCGAATGGCTGCTGGTCGCGCAATCAAGGATGTCGGCGAGCACGGCGGGCGAGCTCGCGCGCGTCGTCTATGAGAACAAATCCGCGCTCGGGCTCGACAACGGCTTCGCCAGCCGAATCGAGCCGGCCTCCGTCGAGAAGGATGCCTACGTGATGGCGCATCAGGGGGCGGCCGACTACATCAACGACGACACCAAGTCGTTCATGGATAAGTACAGCGACCTGATGTATCTGGGCGCCGCCGCGCTCAGCGTGATCGGCTCGATCTTCGCCGCGATCTACGCCAAGATTACCCGCATCGCGCCGGAGAAGGCTGGCGAGCTTTCCACCGCCGTCCTCGACGTCGGCGAACGCATCGAGCACGCCCATTCGCTGGACCAGCTCGAATGTCTCCAGGACGAGCTGGAGGGCATTCTGCGCGGCGCGGTCATAGGTCTCAGGGACGGCACGATCAGTACCGACGGGCTCGACACCTTCAAGCTCGGCTACGAGTTCGTCCGCGACGAGATCGGCATGCGCCGCGACTATCTCAAACGCCACTGCGGCGAGGCCGACAAGGTCGCCCAGGATACGGCCCCTCCCCAGCAGGACGAGAGCAAGATCGTCGTGGTGAAGACAGCTCAGAGTGCCTGA
- a CDS encoding DUF3307 domain-containing protein gives MLLLTFKHIIADFVLQTAWMAHGKDQKHGWALPLLVHCLIHLAVALPLILIVAPRFWFVAFIDFAIHITIDRAKGFVSANFGVDLQHPWFWTLIGVDQALHHLTGFGLSIFMAAN, from the coding sequence ATGTTGCTGCTCACCTTCAAGCACATCATCGCCGATTTCGTGCTCCAGACCGCCTGGATGGCGCACGGCAAGGACCAGAAGCACGGCTGGGCTTTGCCGCTTCTGGTGCATTGCCTGATTCACCTCGCGGTTGCGCTGCCGCTGATCCTGATAGTGGCGCCGCGATTCTGGTTCGTCGCGTTCATCGACTTCGCGATCCACATCACCATCGACCGCGCCAAGGGGTTTGTCTCCGCCAATTTCGGTGTCGACCTCCAGCATCCCTGGTTCTGGACCCTGATCGGCGTCGACCAGGCCCTGCATCATTTGACCGGCTTTGGCCTTTCCATCTTCATGGCGGCGAACTGA
- a CDS encoding helix-turn-helix transcriptional regulator, whose amino-acid sequence MRRADRLFQIIQVLRRTRKPLTADAIAAELETSKRTIYRDIATLIGQRVPIRGEAGMGYILEKGFDLPPLMLTPDEIEAAVLGAQWVAGHADSALARAAEDLMAKIADTVPERLRPFVLEPASRARPSWNREPDRLDMARTRTQIHEGKKIMLRYRDEQGRPSERMIWPISVGYLEAVRLLAAWCELRGDFRSFRTDRVVDANYLDDKYPERRDVLRARWRQSLVWGPPKDT is encoded by the coding sequence ATGAGACGCGCCGACCGGCTGTTTCAGATCATCCAGGTGCTGAGGCGCACACGTAAGCCGCTGACCGCGGACGCGATCGCGGCCGAGCTCGAGACCTCGAAGCGCACCATCTATCGCGACATCGCAACCTTGATCGGCCAGCGCGTGCCGATCCGCGGCGAAGCCGGCATGGGCTACATCCTGGAGAAGGGTTTCGACCTGCCGCCCTTGATGCTGACACCCGACGAGATCGAGGCGGCGGTGCTGGGCGCGCAATGGGTCGCGGGCCATGCCGATTCCGCACTGGCACGCGCGGCCGAAGATTTGATGGCCAAGATCGCCGACACCGTGCCTGAGCGCTTGCGTCCCTTCGTGCTGGAGCCGGCAAGCCGCGCGCGGCCGAGCTGGAACAGGGAGCCGGACCGCCTCGACATGGCGCGCACGCGCACCCAGATCCACGAAGGCAAGAAGATCATGCTGCGCTATCGCGACGAGCAGGGCCGCCCCAGCGAGCGCATGATCTGGCCGATCTCGGTCGGCTATCTCGAAGCCGTGCGCCTGCTTGCGGCCTGGTGCGAGCTGCGCGGCGACTTCCGCAGCTTCCGCACCGACCGCGTCGTGGATGCGAACTATCTCGACGATAAATATCCGGAGCGGCGCGACGTGCTGCGCGCAAGATGGCGGCAGAGCCTAGTCTGGGGCCCGCCAAAGGACACGTGA
- a CDS encoding helix-turn-helix transcriptional regulator, protein MRASRMLSILTTLQARGQVTAPELAEACEVSVRTIYRDIDALAASGVPVYADRGAEGGYRLLDGYRVRLNGLSQNEAEALFLAGLPGPAAALGLDAAMIAAQNKLMAALPANLREDAGRMQERFHLDAPGWFGETEEPKHLRTIAGAALRGTLIKIRYQSWRAEKQRRVAPLGLVLKGGSWYLAGHVDGSTRTYRIARVLDCTALDDRFDRPAAFDLAAYWQAATLRLEAEMHPNVAIVRLSPFGVKLLDALSQPYVKARTQLEETIDADGWRIARVPTGKTSWHAASELLRLGSEAEVLEPADLREKMAEMTQAMAARYRAAARKA, encoded by the coding sequence ATGCGCGCGAGCAGAATGCTGTCGATCCTCACCACCCTCCAGGCCAGGGGGCAGGTCACTGCGCCCGAGCTTGCGGAAGCCTGCGAGGTCTCGGTGCGCACGATCTATCGCGACATCGACGCGCTCGCGGCGTCCGGCGTCCCTGTTTACGCCGACCGTGGCGCGGAGGGCGGCTATCGCCTGCTCGACGGTTATCGCGTGCGTTTGAACGGCCTGTCGCAGAACGAGGCGGAGGCCCTCTTCCTTGCGGGACTGCCGGGACCGGCCGCGGCGCTCGGGCTGGACGCGGCGATGATCGCCGCGCAGAACAAGCTGATGGCGGCACTCCCTGCCAACCTTCGCGAAGATGCCGGGCGGATGCAGGAGCGTTTTCACCTGGACGCACCCGGCTGGTTCGGCGAGACGGAAGAGCCCAAACATCTGCGCACCATTGCCGGCGCGGCTCTGCGCGGGACGCTGATCAAGATCCGCTACCAGAGCTGGCGCGCGGAGAAGCAGCGCCGCGTCGCACCGCTCGGGCTCGTGCTGAAAGGCGGCAGCTGGTATCTCGCCGGTCACGTCGACGGCAGCACGCGCACCTATCGCATCGCGCGCGTGCTGGACTGTACCGCGCTCGACGATCGCTTCGATCGTCCCGCCGCGTTCGATCTCGCCGCCTATTGGCAGGCCGCGACGCTTCGCCTCGAAGCCGAGATGCATCCCAATGTCGCGATCGTGCGACTGTCGCCGTTCGGCGTCAAATTGCTCGACGCGCTGAGCCAGCCTTACGTCAAGGCGCGCACGCAACTTGAAGAGACCATCGATGCGGACGGCTGGCGCATCGCGCGCGTGCCAACCGGCAAGACCTCATGGCACGCGGCATCCGAATTGCTGCGGCTTGGGTCCGAAGCCGAAGTGCTGGAGCCCGCCGATCTCCGCGAGAAGATGGCGGAGATGACGCAGGCGATGGCTGCGCGCTATCGCGCAGCGGCGCGAAAAGCCTGA
- a CDS encoding glutathione S-transferase family protein, which yields MTDQNRITLYYSPQSRATGTRVLLEELGAPYDLHVLNMKAGEQRQGAYLAINPLGKVPAVRHGEALVTEQVAITIYLADLFPQAGLTPALNDPLRGPCLRWIAYYGASFEPALIDKFMQREPAPIMQSPYADYDTMLGALEAQLSKGPYLLGERMTAADVLWGVAFSWTMMFGIVPKKDVFVRYAERMTSRPAFQRINAADDEMAAQHAAAAGG from the coding sequence ATGACCGATCAAAACCGCATCACCCTGTATTATTCACCGCAAAGCCGCGCCACGGGCACGCGGGTGCTGCTGGAGGAGCTGGGCGCGCCCTACGATCTCCATGTCCTCAACATGAAGGCTGGCGAGCAGCGCCAGGGCGCCTATCTCGCCATCAATCCGCTCGGCAAGGTGCCGGCGGTCCGCCACGGCGAGGCGCTGGTGACCGAGCAGGTCGCAATCACCATCTATCTCGCCGATCTGTTTCCGCAGGCGGGGCTGACGCCCGCGTTGAACGATCCGCTGCGCGGTCCCTGCCTGCGCTGGATCGCCTATTACGGCGCATCGTTCGAGCCGGCCCTGATCGACAAGTTCATGCAGCGCGAGCCGGCACCGATCATGCAGTCACCCTATGCCGATTACGACACTATGCTGGGCGCGCTCGAGGCGCAACTGTCGAAGGGCCCGTATCTGCTCGGCGAGCGCATGACGGCGGCGGATGTGTTGTGGGGTGTCGCATTCAGCTGGACGATGATGTTCGGCATCGTGCCGAAAAAAGATGTATTCGTTCGTTATGCCGAACGGATGACGTCCCGGCCTGCGTTCCAGCGGATCAATGCCGCCGATGATGAGATGGCGGCGCAGCATGCCGCGGCTGCAGGTGGTTGA
- a CDS encoding YkgJ family cysteine cluster protein: MEENSPVDLSSWCQSCGACCGYSENWPRFSIESDEELAAIPETLVNARQSGMRCEGDRCSALRGEIGKQTACGIYEVRPEVCRTCMPGDAECAMARRKFGLPVIEVA; encoded by the coding sequence ATGGAAGAGAATTCCCCCGTCGATCTGTCGAGCTGGTGCCAGAGCTGCGGCGCCTGCTGTGGCTATTCGGAGAACTGGCCGCGCTTCTCGATCGAGAGCGACGAGGAGCTTGCCGCAATCCCCGAGACGCTCGTCAACGCGCGCCAATCCGGCATGCGCTGCGAGGGCGATCGCTGTTCGGCCTTGCGGGGGGAGATCGGAAAGCAGACGGCCTGCGGCATTTACGAGGTCCGGCCGGAGGTGTGCCGCACCTGCATGCCGGGAGACGCCGAATGCGCGATGGCGCGGCGGAAATTCGGACTGCCGGTAATCGAGGTCGCTTAG
- a CDS encoding ABC transporter substrate-binding protein, which yields MKRFYLTAAITAATLALPALPALAQTSEITIGITTTTTGPGAALGIPERNALEFVPKEIGGVPLKVIVLDDGGDPTTATTNARRFVTESKADIIMGSALTPPTIAVSNVANEAGIPHFGLAPFPITPERMKWSVAMPQPIPIVGKVLYDHMKSKGVKTVGYIGYSDSYGDLWFNDLKAQAVPMGITIADEERFARPDTSVTGQVLKLVAANPDAILVGASGTAAALPQTELRERGYQGLIYQTHGAASMDFIRIAGKAAEGVLMASGPVMDPEDQPDEAATKKPGLALNTAYEAKYGPNSRSQFAGHSYDAFEILKRIIPTALKTAKPGTPEFREAIRQALLSEKELAASQGVYNFTEKDRYGLDERSRILLTVKNGKYTLVR from the coding sequence ATGAAACGCTTTTACCTGACCGCCGCCATCACTGCTGCGACGCTTGCCCTGCCGGCTCTGCCCGCGCTGGCCCAGACCAGCGAAATCACCATCGGCATCACCACCACCACGACCGGCCCGGGCGCGGCGCTCGGCATTCCCGAGCGCAACGCGCTGGAATTCGTGCCGAAGGAGATCGGTGGCGTGCCGCTGAAGGTGATCGTGCTCGACGACGGCGGCGATCCCACCACGGCGACCACCAACGCCCGCCGCTTCGTGACCGAATCCAAGGCCGACATCATCATGGGCTCGGCGCTGACGCCGCCGACCATCGCGGTCTCCAACGTCGCCAACGAGGCCGGCATTCCGCATTTCGGCCTGGCGCCGTTCCCGATCACGCCTGAGCGCATGAAGTGGTCGGTGGCGATGCCGCAGCCGATCCCGATCGTGGGCAAGGTGCTGTACGACCACATGAAGTCGAAGGGCGTGAAGACCGTCGGCTATATCGGCTATTCCGACTCCTATGGCGACCTCTGGTTCAACGACCTGAAGGCCCAGGCCGTGCCGATGGGCATCACCATCGCCGATGAGGAGCGCTTCGCCCGCCCTGATACGTCAGTGACCGGACAGGTGCTGAAGCTCGTCGCCGCCAACCCCGACGCGATCCTGGTCGGCGCTTCCGGTACCGCGGCCGCGCTGCCGCAGACCGAGCTGCGCGAGCGCGGCTATCAGGGCCTGATCTACCAGACTCATGGCGCCGCCAGCATGGACTTCATCCGCATCGCCGGCAAAGCAGCGGAAGGCGTGCTGATGGCCTCCGGTCCCGTCATGGACCCCGAGGACCAGCCCGACGAAGCCGCCACCAAGAAGCCGGGCCTCGCGCTCAACACCGCCTATGAGGCCAAGTACGGCCCGAACAGCCGCAGCCAGTTCGCCGGTCATTCCTATGATGCGTTCGAGATCCTCAAGCGCATCATTCCGACGGCGCTGAAGACGGCCAAGCCGGGCACGCCGGAATTCCGCGAAGCGATCCGTCAGGCGCTGCTGTCGGAGAAGGAGCTGGCAGCGAGCCAGGGCGTCTACAATTTCACCGAAAAGGACCGCTACGGCCTCGACGAGCGCTCGCGCATCCTGCTCACGGTGAAGAACGGCAAGTACACGCTCGTGAGGTAA
- a CDS encoding acyl-CoA thioesterase encodes MFVNRRDVQIQWGDCDPANIVYYPRYFAMFDDSTSTLFEVAGFSKQDLVRKYGLVGIPMVDTRSKFYIPSTYGDWITIETKIESIKRSSFEVKHNVYKGEALAIEGFETRVLVRRDPVNPDKLKSAPFPAEMVAKFTGS; translated from the coding sequence ATGTTCGTGAACCGGCGCGACGTCCAGATCCAGTGGGGCGACTGCGACCCCGCCAACATCGTCTATTACCCGCGCTATTTCGCGATGTTCGACGATTCGACATCGACCCTGTTCGAGGTCGCCGGATTCTCAAAGCAGGATTTGGTCCGCAAATACGGCCTGGTGGGCATCCCCATGGTCGACACGCGGTCCAAGTTCTACATCCCCTCGACCTATGGCGACTGGATTACCATCGAAACGAAGATCGAGAGCATCAAGCGCTCGAGCTTCGAGGTGAAGCACAACGTCTACAAGGGCGAGGCGCTGGCGATCGAGGGTTTTGAGACCCGCGTCCTGGTCCGCCGCGATCCCGTTAACCCCGACAAGCTGAAATCGGCACCGTTTCCGGCGGAAATGGTAGCCAAATTCACGGGGAGCTAG
- a CDS encoding enoyl-CoA hydratase/isomerase family protein, giving the protein MSDTADAASGPVLERDGARATIRLNRPKHLNRLQAEDLGELVRLFDRIEADPDIRVLVLTGTGRAFSAGYDLNSVAERAVSANEQQSAGSAFEVVVNRLEDLGVPTICRLNGGVYGGSTDLALACDFRIGVDTAEMFMPAARLGLHYYRNGIKRYVTRLGVDNAKKLFLTAQKISAPEMLRIGYLTAMVPVEFLDEEVDKPATVLAGNAPQAMAGMKRAINEFARGELDEAAADQRHRDSMRGDEIKEGIKAFAEKRPPKF; this is encoded by the coding sequence ATGTCGGACACAGCCGACGCAGCCTCAGGCCCCGTGCTCGAACGTGACGGCGCACGCGCCACCATCCGCCTCAACCGGCCCAAACATCTCAACCGGCTCCAGGCCGAGGATCTCGGCGAGCTGGTCAGACTTTTCGACCGGATCGAGGCCGATCCTGATATCCGCGTGCTGGTGCTGACCGGCACGGGGCGGGCCTTCTCGGCGGGCTATGACCTCAACTCGGTTGCCGAGCGCGCGGTCAGCGCCAACGAGCAGCAGAGCGCGGGCTCGGCGTTCGAGGTCGTCGTCAACCGGCTGGAGGATCTCGGCGTGCCGACGATCTGCCGGCTCAATGGCGGCGTCTATGGCGGCTCGACCGACCTCGCGCTCGCCTGCGATTTCCGCATCGGCGTCGACACCGCCGAGATGTTCATGCCGGCGGCACGGCTCGGGCTGCATTACTACAGAAACGGCATCAAGCGTTACGTGACGCGGCTCGGCGTCGACAATGCGAAAAAGCTGTTCCTCACCGCGCAGAAGATCAGCGCGCCGGAGATGCTACGCATCGGGTATCTCACCGCCATGGTGCCGGTGGAATTCCTGGACGAGGAGGTCGACAAGCCCGCCACGGTTCTCGCCGGCAACGCGCCGCAGGCGATGGCCGGCATGAAGCGCGCCATCAACGAATTCGCCCGTGGCGAATTGGACGAAGCGGCCGCCGATCAGCGCCACCGCGACAGCATGCGCGGCGACGAGATCAAGGAGGGTATCAAGGCGTTCGCGGAAAAACGGCCGCCAAAATTTTGA
- a CDS encoding 3-hydroxyacyl-CoA dehydrogenase — translation MLLKDQAVIVTGGASGLGAATARKLAAQGAKVAVFDLNAKLAETVAAELKGVAVTCDVSDAASAEAAITQATKAHGPARVLVNCAGIGVAKRVVGRDGPMALADFDKVIKVNLIGTFNMLRLAATEMSKLEPQATGERGVIINTASVAAYDGQIGQSAYSASKGGIVGMTLPIARELAQFGVRVLTIAPGLFLTPLLANLPQEAQDSLAAAIPFPRRLGHADEFAALALHMVENSYLNGEVVRLDGSLRMAPK, via the coding sequence ATGTTGTTGAAGGATCAGGCAGTCATCGTTACCGGCGGTGCATCGGGACTGGGCGCTGCGACCGCGCGAAAGCTGGCGGCGCAGGGCGCCAAGGTCGCGGTGTTCGACCTCAATGCCAAGCTTGCGGAGACCGTCGCCGCCGAGCTCAAGGGCGTTGCCGTGACCTGCGACGTCTCCGATGCCGCCTCGGCTGAGGCTGCGATCACGCAGGCGACCAAGGCGCATGGACCCGCGCGCGTGCTGGTGAACTGCGCCGGCATCGGCGTCGCCAAGCGCGTGGTCGGCCGCGACGGGCCGATGGCGCTTGCCGATTTCGACAAAGTGATCAAGGTCAACCTCATCGGCACCTTCAACATGCTGCGCCTCGCCGCGACCGAGATGTCCAAGCTCGAGCCGCAGGCGACCGGCGAGCGCGGCGTCATCATCAATACGGCGTCCGTTGCCGCCTATGACGGCCAGATCGGCCAGTCGGCCTATTCGGCCTCCAAGGGCGGCATCGTCGGCATGACGCTGCCGATCGCGCGCGAGCTCGCGCAGTTCGGCGTCCGCGTGCTGACCATCGCGCCCGGCCTGTTCCTGACGCCGCTGCTGGCCAACCTGCCGCAGGAAGCCCAGGACTCGCTCGCCGCCGCGATCCCGTTCCCGCGCCGGCTCGGCCACGCCGACGAGTTCGCCGCGCTCGCGCTGCACATGGTCGAGAACTCGTACCTGAACGGCGAAGTGGTGCGCCTCGACGGCTCGCTGCGCATGGCGCCAAAGTAG
- a CDS encoding DUF6157 family protein encodes MHTTNCFNTFIRVAEDCPAHTGEEPPLRAGKPTVACLQYEMIAKAPYKHTSDDVIFATSAPGRELDVTATKTEKRAAREAFFSRGQACMRASSLGKRFGWGVHADSEGRIAIYAADSKRYQALVRDPKLTQVRAMRSQRA; translated from the coding sequence ATGCACACGACCAACTGCTTCAACACCTTCATCCGGGTGGCTGAAGACTGTCCCGCGCATACTGGCGAGGAGCCGCCGCTGCGCGCGGGAAAGCCGACGGTGGCGTGCCTGCAGTACGAGATGATCGCCAAGGCACCCTACAAGCACACGTCCGACGACGTGATCTTCGCGACGTCTGCGCCGGGACGCGAGCTGGATGTGACGGCGACGAAGACGGAGAAGCGCGCGGCCCGTGAAGCGTTCTTCTCCCGGGGGCAGGCGTGCATGAGGGCGTCGAGCCTGGGCAAGCGCTTCGGCTGGGGCGTTCATGCCGACAGTGAGGGCCGGATCGCGATTTACGCCGCCGACAGCAAACGCTACCAGGCGCTCGTCCGCGATCCCAAGCTCACTCAGGTGCGCGCGATGCGGTCGCAGCGGGCGTGA